In Candidatus Methylomirabilota bacterium, a single window of DNA contains:
- a CDS encoding polymer-forming cytoskeletal protein, producing MRALLRFLGLAAAADSVARSLASPSGTPTTLGSGIRLKGEIQGEGALTILGQFEGDIVLDGALHVGPEARVDANISARTIVIGGAVRGNLSADASVDILPTGSLTGTVKSGSFAAADGATVKGEIWIDRPAAPERPPA from the coding sequence ATGAGAGCGCTGCTGCGGTTCCTCGGCCTCGCCGCCGCGGCCGATTCGGTCGCGCGGAGCCTCGCGTCGCCGTCGGGCACGCCGACCACGCTCGGCTCCGGCATCCGGCTGAAAGGGGAGATCCAGGGCGAGGGCGCGCTGACGATCCTGGGCCAGTTCGAGGGCGACATCGTGCTGGACGGCGCGCTGCACGTCGGGCCCGAGGCGCGCGTCGACGCCAACATCAGCGCGCGGACCATCGTGATCGGGGGCGCGGTCCGTGGCAACCTCTCCGCCGACGCGAGCGTGGACATCCTGCCGACCGGCTCGCTCACGGGCACCGTCAAGAGCGGCAGCTTCGCCGCCGCCGACGGCGCGACCGTGAAGGGTGAGATCTGGATCGACCGGCCCGCCGCGCCCGAGCGCCCGCCGGCGTGA